A genomic region of Papaver somniferum cultivar HN1 chromosome 7, ASM357369v1, whole genome shotgun sequence contains the following coding sequences:
- the LOC113294729 gene encoding uncharacterized protein LOC113294729 has product MKKSTGIITSIVPSMVATTMINVKRPHGGSVLGRRYIEHDRKVRHNLIIKDYFSGVESKYPPSYFRHCYQMDIDLFKRILRGIYYHDEYFTQRVDAVMKYGLQKMMASAKMLAYGCPADFIAEYIQIGESTAFECLKRFCDAIIGVFEEQYLRKPNEDDIKKLLKEG; this is encoded by the coding sequence ATGAAGAAATCAACTGGAATTATCACCTCTATTGTTCCATCCATGGTTGCAACTACGATGATAAACGTCAAGAGGCCTCATGGTGGATCAGTTTTGGGTAGAAGATACATCGAACATGATAGAAAGGTTCGTCATAATTTAATCATCAAAGATTATTTCAGTGGCGTGGAGTCGAAATATCCACCAAGTTATTTTCGTCATTGCTATCAGATGGATATTGATTTATTCAAGCGTATTCTACGTGGAATTTATTACCATGACGAATACTTTACACAAAGGGTTGATGCTGTTATGAAGtatggtttgcaaaagatgaTGGCCTCAGCAAAAATGCTTGCATATGGTTGTCCAGCTGATTTTATTGCCGAATACATTCAGATTGGTGAAAGTACTGCATTTGAATGCCTGAAACGCTTTTGTGATGCTATAATTGGTGTTTTCGAGGAGCAATACTTGAGAAAACCAAATGAAGATGACATCAAAAAGTTGCTTAAAGAAGGATAA